One segment of Agromyces albus DNA contains the following:
- the gyrB gene encoding DNA topoisomerase (ATP-hydrolyzing) subunit B, with translation MTAEPTKPQTPAYGADEIQVLEGLEAVRKRPGMYIGSTGPRGLHHLVYEIVDNSVDEALAGHATTIDVTILPDGGVRVIDDGRGIPVDVHKTEGRSTVEVVLTVLHAGGKFGGGGYAVSGGLHGVGSSVVNALSSRLDVEVRRQGSVWTQSYTVGVPDAPLIEAGPSDETGTTITFWPSPDIFETVEFDYETLRARFQQYAFLNKGLRITLTDERSGHIEIDPDDTAASDTVPAGPRTNSYLYERGLVDYVEYLNRSKKNDVVNEEIISFETEDTDRKIALEVAMQWTTSYTESVHTYANTINTHEGGTHEEGFRAALTSLVNKYAREKGIIKEKDDNLSGDDVREGLTAVISVKLAEPQFEGQTKTKLGNTEAKSFVQKVTGDQLGDWFERNPGPARDIIRKAIQAATARIAARKAREATRRKGLLESGGMPGKLKDCSSKDPSLSEIFIVEGDSAGGSAVQGRNPETQAILPLRGKILNVEKARLDRALANNEVQAMITAFGAGIGEDFNTEKARYHKIVLMADADVDGQHITTLLLTLLFRYMRPLIELGYVYLAQPPLYRLKWTNSEHEFVYSDKERDVLLQSGVASGKRIPKDNGIQRYKGLGEMNHQELWETTMNPESRTLLQVTMDDAAAADEIFTTLMGEDVESRRNFIQKNAKDVRFLDI, from the coding sequence ATGACAGCGGAACCGACGAAGCCCCAGACGCCGGCATACGGTGCTGATGAGATCCAGGTACTCGAGGGGCTCGAAGCGGTTCGCAAGCGGCCGGGTATGTATATCGGCTCGACGGGTCCCCGAGGCCTGCACCATCTCGTCTACGAGATCGTCGACAACTCCGTCGATGAGGCGCTTGCGGGCCATGCCACAACGATCGACGTGACGATCCTCCCCGACGGCGGCGTGCGCGTCATCGACGACGGCCGAGGCATCCCGGTCGACGTCCACAAGACCGAGGGTCGTTCCACGGTCGAGGTCGTGCTCACGGTGCTGCACGCCGGCGGCAAGTTCGGCGGCGGCGGATACGCGGTCTCCGGCGGGCTGCACGGCGTCGGTTCATCCGTCGTCAACGCCCTCTCCTCACGGCTCGATGTCGAGGTTCGGCGCCAGGGCTCCGTGTGGACCCAGTCCTACACCGTCGGCGTGCCCGACGCTCCGCTCATCGAGGCGGGCCCGAGCGACGAGACCGGCACGACCATCACGTTCTGGCCGAGCCCCGACATCTTCGAGACCGTCGAGTTCGACTACGAGACGCTCCGCGCCCGCTTCCAGCAGTACGCCTTCCTCAACAAGGGCCTGCGCATCACCCTCACCGACGAGCGCAGCGGCCACATCGAGATCGACCCCGACGACACGGCGGCGTCCGACACCGTGCCAGCCGGGCCTCGCACCAATTCCTATCTCTATGAGCGCGGTCTCGTCGACTACGTCGAATATCTGAACCGCTCGAAGAAGAACGACGTCGTGAACGAGGAGATCATCTCCTTCGAGACCGAAGACACCGATCGCAAGATCGCCCTCGAGGTCGCGATGCAATGGACCACGTCGTACACCGAGTCGGTGCACACCTACGCGAACACGATCAATACCCACGAGGGCGGCACGCACGAAGAGGGCTTCCGTGCGGCGCTCACGTCGCTCGTGAACAAGTACGCCCGCGAGAAGGGCATCATCAAGGAGAAGGACGACAACCTCTCCGGCGACGACGTGCGCGAGGGCCTCACGGCAGTGATCTCGGTGAAACTCGCCGAACCGCAGTTCGAGGGCCAGACGAAGACCAAGCTCGGCAACACCGAGGCGAAGTCGTTCGTGCAGAAGGTCACCGGCGACCAGCTCGGCGACTGGTTCGAGCGCAACCCCGGTCCGGCACGCGACATCATCCGCAAGGCGATTCAGGCGGCCACGGCTCGCATCGCGGCGCGCAAGGCGCGTGAGGCGACCCGGCGCAAGGGCCTCCTCGAGTCGGGCGGCATGCCCGGAAAGCTCAAGGACTGCTCGTCGAAAGACCCGTCGCTGTCCGAGATCTTCATCGTCGAGGGCGACTCCGCCGGCGGCTCCGCCGTGCAGGGCCGCAACCCCGAGACGCAGGCGATCCTCCCGCTCCGCGGCAAGATCCTCAACGTCGAGAAGGCTCGACTCGATCGCGCGCTCGCGAACAACGAGGTGCAGGCGATGATCACGGCGTTCGGCGCCGGCATCGGTGAAGACTTCAACACGGAGAAGGCCCGGTACCACAAGATCGTGCTCATGGCCGACGCCGACGTCGACGGCCAGCACATCACGACCCTCCTGCTCACGCTGCTGTTCCGCTACATGCGGCCGCTTATCGAGCTCGGATACGTCTACCTCGCCCAGCCGCCGCTCTACCGCCTGAAGTGGACCAACTCCGAGCACGAGTTCGTGTACTCCGACAAGGAGCGCGACGTGCTGCTCCAATCCGGCGTCGCCTCTGGCAAGCGCATCCCGAAAGACAACGGGATCCAGCGCTACAAGGGCCTCGGTGAGATGAACCACCAGGAGCTGTGGGAGACCACGATGAACCCCGAGTCCCGCACGCTCCTCCAGGTCACCATGGACGATGCGGCAGCCGCCGACGAGATCTTCACCACGCTGATGGGCGAAGACGTCGAGAGCCGCCGCAACTTCATCCAGAAGAACGCGAAGGACGTGCGTTTCCTTGACATCTGA
- a CDS encoding DUF721 domain-containing protein produces the protein MTEASRVYQHFREVFGGESRPRSARARNRAKEISGSEPFTPGRDPKPLGDAIAGLTNQLGWSGPMSQHEVLASWGEIAGEETAKHSEPIAIEGGVLQVRCESTAWATQLRLMRTQLVTEIVARFPGAGVETIRFQGPDAPTWKRGPQIGSRAWSTRYLRLIGQNRSIRLLHRGRSALPASERLSV, from the coding sequence ATGACTGAGGCTTCTCGCGTGTACCAGCACTTCCGCGAGGTCTTCGGCGGCGAGTCGAGGCCGCGGTCGGCGCGGGCCCGCAACCGCGCGAAGGAGATCTCGGGCAGTGAGCCGTTCACACCCGGCCGGGACCCGAAGCCCCTCGGCGACGCGATCGCCGGCCTCACGAACCAGCTCGGCTGGAGCGGACCGATGTCGCAGCACGAAGTGCTCGCGTCGTGGGGCGAGATCGCCGGCGAGGAGACCGCGAAGCACTCGGAGCCGATCGCGATCGAAGGCGGTGTGCTGCAGGTGCGTTGCGAGTCCACCGCGTGGGCCACGCAATTGCGTCTGATGCGAACGCAACTGGTCACCGAGATCGTCGCCCGGTTCCCCGGCGCGGGTGTCGAGACGATCCGCTTCCAGGGGCCTGACGCCCCCACCTGGAAAAGGGGTCCCCAGATCGGTTCCAGGGCGTGGTCCACGCGATACCTACGGCTGATCGGACAAAATCGGTCGATCCGCTTGCTTCATCGCGGCAGATCGGCGCTTCCGGCCTCGGAGCGACTCTCCGTTTGA
- the recF gene encoding DNA replication/repair protein RecF (All proteins in this family for which functions are known are DNA-binding proteins that assist the filamentation of RecA onto DNA for the initiation of recombination or recombinational repair.): MHVARLSLTDYRNYERAELELGPGATVFVGRNGQGKTNLVEAIGYLSTLSSHRVSGDQALIRAGANAAIVRALLSHGDRELLVELQLNRQGANRAQLNRSPVKTRELPRYAHSVLFAPEDLAIVRGEPSVRRRMLDELLVQRTPRLSGVMADYERVLKQRNSLLKSARARGLSADKLPTLDIWDERLVALGSELIDQRLALVAELADPLAAAYRSIVDADHAPGLRPLLSIDGADPDDERGETDAAAASAARGDTRTRFVEALRGLRPKELERGVTLAGPHRDDVVLLLNGLPAKGYASHGESWSFALALRLASAELLRRDSTTGDPVLVLDDVFAELDRLRRERLALAIAGFEQVLVTAAVLEDVPVPLTARIVQIDAGTIVESGAPETGMAAEVGHD, translated from the coding sequence GTGCACGTCGCCCGTCTCTCCCTCACCGACTACCGCAACTACGAGCGGGCCGAGCTCGAGCTCGGCCCCGGAGCCACGGTGTTCGTCGGCCGCAACGGCCAGGGCAAGACGAACCTCGTCGAGGCGATCGGCTACCTCTCGACGCTCAGCTCGCACCGGGTCTCCGGCGATCAGGCGCTGATCCGCGCCGGGGCCAACGCCGCGATCGTGCGGGCGCTCCTGAGCCACGGCGATCGCGAGTTGCTCGTCGAACTGCAGCTGAACCGCCAGGGCGCGAACCGCGCCCAGCTCAACCGGTCGCCGGTGAAGACGCGCGAGTTGCCGCGCTACGCGCACAGCGTGCTCTTCGCTCCCGAAGACCTCGCGATCGTGCGCGGTGAACCCTCGGTGCGTCGGCGGATGCTCGACGAGCTGCTCGTGCAGCGCACACCACGACTCTCCGGCGTGATGGCCGACTACGAACGCGTGCTCAAGCAGCGCAATTCCCTCCTGAAGAGCGCGCGTGCCCGCGGCCTTTCGGCCGACAAGCTCCCAACCCTCGACATCTGGGACGAACGGCTCGTCGCGCTCGGCTCCGAACTCATCGACCAGCGTCTCGCCCTCGTCGCCGAGCTCGCCGATCCCCTCGCCGCGGCCTACCGCTCCATCGTCGATGCCGACCACGCCCCTGGGCTGCGCCCACTCCTGTCGATCGATGGCGCCGATCCCGACGACGAGCGCGGTGAAACGGATGCCGCTGCGGCATCCGCAGCTCGCGGCGATACCCGCACCCGATTCGTCGAGGCCCTCCGCGGCCTCCGGCCGAAGGAGCTCGAGCGGGGCGTCACGCTCGCCGGACCGCACCGCGACGACGTGGTGCTGTTGCTCAACGGCCTGCCCGCGAAGGGCTACGCGAGCCACGGCGAGTCGTGGTCGTTCGCGCTCGCGCTGCGCCTGGCATCCGCCGAACTGCTTCGCCGCGACTCGACGACGGGTGATCCCGTGCTCGTGCTCGACGACGTCTTCGCCGAACTCGACCGGCTTCGCCGCGAGCGGCTCGCCCTCGCGATCGCGGGCTTCGAGCAGGTGCTTGTGACCGCCGCGGTGCTCGAAGACGTGCCGGTGCCGCTCACGGCGCGTATCGTGCAGATCGACGCCGGAACAATCGTCGAATCCGGCGCTCCCGAAACGGGAATGGCGGCGGAGGTGGGCCATGACTGA